The following proteins come from a genomic window of Montipora capricornis isolate CH-2021 chromosome 9, ASM3666992v2, whole genome shotgun sequence:
- the LOC138017843 gene encoding uncharacterized protein produces MSAPRNSATPAANIAMPEGQEIINRVFIGGLARDTSELDLENFFSSFGEVVDVRIVCDRKTGLNKGYGFVTFSSTGARDKLLKRGTVDYKGGRKLRLRKAVKKEAAGQFVQYHNGGTLSTAQNGGVVANQIVLIPLEPSCTYNNHVQQIPQYYVPTHPYSYVQQPATQYYTTAYLF; encoded by the exons ATGAGCGCACCAAGGAACTCAGCTACCCCAGCTGCGAAT ATCGCAATGCCGGAAGGCCAGGAAATAATCAATCGTGTGTTTATTGGCGGTCTCGCTCGCGAC ACTTCTGAATTGGATCTCGAAAACTTCTTTTCGAGTTTCGGAGAAGTTGTTGATGTGCGTATTGTATGTGATAGAAAAACGGGACTCAATAAAGG TTATGGCTTTGTCACATTTTCATCTACAGGAGCCAGAGATAAACTGTTAAAAAGG GGCACTGTTGACTACAAAGGCGGCAGGAAACTTCGCCTTCGAAAAGCCGTCAAAAAGGAG GCAGCTGGCCAGTTTGTACAGTACCACAATGGGGGTACGTTGTCTACAGCACAAAATGGAG GTGTCGTTGCTAACCAGATAGTACTTATTCCATTAGAACCCAGTTGTACATACAACAATCATGTGCAG CAAATACCACAATATTATGTTCCTACTCACCCATACAGTTATGTACAG caaCCTGCTACTCAATACTACACTACAGCTTACCTCTTCTAA